A window of the Deltaproteobacteria bacterium genome harbors these coding sequences:
- a CDS encoding acyl-CoA thioesterase, whose product MKFPVTTEVTIFFSDCDPMGHCNNARFFSFMEHARVQYYKKLKALDLRTMNAQTAFGFIVAEATCSFKSPATIDETLVVGARIAEIGNKSFQFEYEIREKKTGRLVATARTVQVMFNYKKQKSFPVPLLLLKKIENLEGRKFKPD is encoded by the coding sequence ATGAAATTTCCCGTAACCACTGAAGTAACGATATTTTTTTCCGACTGTGACCCAATGGGTCACTGCAACAATGCCCGATTCTTCTCCTTCATGGAGCATGCACGTGTACAGTATTACAAGAAACTGAAGGCGCTCGACCTCCGAACCATGAATGCCCAAACCGCCTTTGGTTTCATCGTGGCCGAGGCGACCTGCAGCTTTAAATCTCCGGCGACTATCGATGAGACGCTTGTCGTGGGGGCGAGAATTGCGGAGATCGGTAATAAAAGTTTTCAATTTGAATATGAAATCCGTGAGAAAAAAACAGGCCGACTCGTTGCCACGGCGCGAACAGTTCAGGTGATGTTTAATTACAAAAAACAGAAGAGCTTTCCCGTACCCCTCTTGCTGCTTAAAAAGATTGAAAACCTTGAAGGACGAAAATTTAAACCTGATTGA